cagcttctcctcttcagttcactcctctcattttctatagggttcaactcagaggactggaatggctatagcagaaacttggttttgagctcagtgacccatttctgtgttgtttttgaggtttgtgtttgtattattgtacggttggaagatccaaacatggcccattacaAAATTTccaacagagtcagtcactttttttattattttatctgttggtatataatagaatccatgatgccatgtgtctaaacaagatgtccaggacctccagcagaaatatagtcccacaacatcaaaaatacagctgtatatttcattgttcacatggggtactttttatccttGTGTTCACCAAATCCATCTGGAGTGTTTGCttctaaaaagctcatttttgtgtttcatctgaccatagaagccagtcccatttgaagttccagtcgtgtctgataactgaatatgaattgggattgtttttggatgagctaggagaatttttcttgaaaccctcccaaacaacacaTGGTGATGTaagtgctgtttgacaattttttaaggttttctgacccCGAGACTCAATAAActgttctccagctgtgatccttgaagagtctttggccactcagactctcctcctcaccgtgcattaggacgatatagatacacgtcctcttccaggcagtttcgtaatattttatgttgattggaagCCCTTagttattgtcctgatggtggaaatgggaattttcactgttctggctcttttcttaaagccacttcactaattcactaatttgtgaagctcaatcatcttttgctgcacgtcagaaatatattcttagttttttctcattgtgatggatgattaagggatttttggctttgttttccctcctatttatatttcttttatccatggctggataatttcatgttcataatcaccctggagtgctcaaaattgtgaatatgaatagtaatatacttcagagatattttactcataagaattttgaggggtgccaataattgtgtccaacatatatttaagaaaaacatttatttcataactatatttccccccattttaaattcttattatccaataaAAGGTAAGctttttgtgattattattatttatttatttttaaataaaagatcaaaaggattaacaatgcagattaattttcaaagCCTTATTTGGTCATATTTActaagggtgccaatatttttggccatgactgtattgTAACTAATGTATTGCTCATTCTTAGTTAATATTAGCtgatgaattaactaatgttaacttataccttactgtaaaaataatatgCATGTATAAAAACGCCTTTTTGCCCATGTTATCAAGTTTTAAGAGGTAAGATGATATTTGGTGCATGGAGCACTTAtcttgtattaataaataaaaaaattgtaacaaatCTATTTCCTGGAGTAAAACCAAAAAATGTCACCGGTTTCTGATTATGCAGGCAGAGCCTGTTTTTATTAGGCTATAAAATGGAAATCTGGCAAACCACTAAGGGACAAGTGTGTCAGGAACCATTTTGATTTGATCATCTGATTCAGTTTTAATCTAATCCACTTCAGTTGCAAACAAGACTTGCAGTTCATATTGCCTCAGATATTTTGAATTTAGTATTTTGTTTGTCCTCTTttgctttaatgaataaaatatgtatgttttgTTTCCAAAACAAAAACTTACTTATCTGATTAGTGACCTAAAAGCTCGGAATATTGATTATTTCTTATGCATTGTAATATGTaactttgtttaaattttttttgttctaaTTCAGTTGTCTCAGACTTGTGAAACCTGCTGTACTTAGTGTGTGACACTGAACTGTTATTTAATGCGTTCAGTTATACACTTGGTTTCTCTTTTGTCAACAGAAAAGAAACTGGAAGaggggagggaaagagagagaaaagagcaaGAGGAAAAAGGTACATTGTTTTTATCTTCATATATTGAAATTTGTCAGTTAATATAATGAGTgtactttcttttgttttttatatcaATTCATTCCTTTTGTTTGGTATGTCTTGAGCTGAACTGAAAAAATACCTTACTGATGAAAAACATTAATGCGCATTGCCAACAGTGCTCAACAGGACTCTCtgtaatacaaattatttaaataacactgTTAGTTTGAACCTCTGTTTTGTCTTCCAGCTGCCCCACAATCTGTTACACTTGATTATAGACTTTTTGTTCCCATGAGCTCTGTTTTCAGTTTTGGTTCCTGACAGACTGAACAATATCCTTTCCTCTGGCCTAAGGCAGTGGAGCAGGAATTAGGACAATTTTGATATGAAGGATATTAAAGAACAGGACGTATCAACCAAAATTAGAAAGCGAGCTGAGAAAGAAATTGAGAAAGTTCCAGGTGATACTGTGAATAAttcaaagtttgtttgttttttaaacatggtTTTTCTAAAAAATGATGGATAATTCAGTAAACCAAAGTTGCTTCATTTTAGCACAGTACATGTTCAAGCTTAAAAAACATTactaataatttttacatttttattcttacatttactAAAAGTAAATACTAATTTTACAGCAAAAAGACATGTGAACCATGACCTGAAGTCTGACAGTTTTAGAATTACACTAAAAGGGCTTGCTACAAAAAGCAAAAACTGATGCTAACTTGCTTAAAGGACATTATCTTTGATTTGCGAATATACTTATGGTCAAGATGTTACAATGACTGGTCTCTGAGTATTTCAAGAACAATTATCTTCAGATTTACAGGGCACAGATCTATATTACATCCTCCCTGGATTGTAAAGATCAATGGAAATGGAGCTCCAGGACTTTCCAGAGGATTGTGAACAGTATAACATTTACCAAAGCATTGCAAGAATCTACTGTACGATCAAGATATTTGGTGTCAAATTCATATGTTTCTATGATATATATGTGGAGTGTTGTTCTGGTGCTCTTCAATGTAAAAAATGCAAGTCAGTGGCTGCCCgtctttgaggaaaaaaaaaaaaccatatcaaagaacacaaaattaatacacatgGCTCCTGGCGATAAAttaaggtcttatgaagcgaaatgatccgtctgtgcaagaaactgagccttatttacaacattattaccagTAATACAGAGACAAACAGTCTACTGTACAGTGATGTCCTGTTCACGAATGAATCATTTCatttgaactggttctttttagtgaatgaaccagttcaccaaattagACTGAATCAtctgaaacagtttgtggtttGAACTCAAATCTACAAGTTACTCAGTCAGAACTGACTTTCATTCAGGCCTGACAATCACGCTGActagaaacaagacaaaatactgcATATATGGTACTATGATGCTGGTTTTTGCCAACTCATTCtagtttatttttgggtgaactattcctttaattacaAGGAAGTTAAGAGATTAATCCTGATATTTCATGCTAATGAATCCATAGTATCAGTGGTGAACTTTGTGTTTTCTCAAATAATATGTCTCCTcagaaagagaagagaggaggcatgaggaagaggaggagagggagagggaacCCAGGATTGACAGACCTCCACCACGTGTTTACAGAGAGCCTAAAAGTGAGTGATGGGGGCTCGGTTTAGGCATGCAGAAAGACGGGATCCATCACTTAATAGATAACATAGAGCAATAAATACACTCAGGGCAAAATGACTGTGAAATTCTTTTATGAAACACTAACATGCAACAAACTTATATAAGAGCACTCAAGTGATGTAATACTGAAGCTCTCCAAGCTCAGTAGATCTTACCAAACAAATATGTTCCTTAAAGCAAACCTGTCTTAGATTAATACTAACATAATTAATGCTAACAAACGTAACTGAAATAGTGATATCTTGATGAAGCCTTCATTAGGTTCAAGTGAATATGAGACCTTTTTTGAGAACATTTTGTAAGACTTTAGCTGTTTTTAAGTCATTACAGATGCCAAAACCTGCTCCAATTCAACAGCTGGCTCTTTTCAATGGAAATTCCAAATGTCTTCCTTGCTCATGAAATGCATGCATGGATATAGTCCTTAATGCTTCAGGAAAATTACTCTGTGTAAAAGTGGCTGAACAAATTGTTTTGAAGTTAAAAGTTAAGTTAAATATAAGTTGTATGATACAagttaaatatactgtatgttaagTTCCATTATAGTTGTTGTTTCTTGATGACACAAGAATTTGTGCACAGTCTGTCTATATTGTTTCAATTTACCTTGCTAGttaaaactaatataaatttacaggtgcataataataataatagaatgttgtggtaaagttaatttatttcagaagTTCGACTCACattgtgaaactcgtgttttaaataaattcagtagttttagaagtctttggttcttttaattgtgatgattttggctcacatttaacaaaaaccctccAATTCAATCAAATcccaccaatctcaacaaattagaatacttcataagtccaataataataattaaaaaaaacatttttagtgaactgTTGGTCTTCTggaaaagtatgttcatttagagtacatgtattcaatacttggtaggggctgcttttgctttaattactgcttcaattcagtgtggcatggaggtgatcagtttgtggcactgctgaggtggtctggaagcccaggtttctttgacagtggccttcagctcatctgcattgtttggtctcttgtttcttatTTTGCTCTTGGcagtagcccatagattctctctagggttcaggtctggtgagtttgctggccagtcaagcacaccaacaccatggtcatttaaccaacttttggtgcttttggcagtgtggaaaatgaaatcagcatcttcaaaaagctggtcaggagaaggaagcatgaagtgctccaaaatttcttggtaaacagggtGAAGTtactttggtttaaaaaaaaaaagcctcagtccattccttgtgaagttcactcaaattcttgaactcctcttaaggctgcagttctctcggttggttgggcatctttttcttccacactttttccttccactcaactttctgttaccatgcttggatacagcactctgtgaacagccagcttctttggcaatgaatgtttgcggcttaccctccttgtgaagggtgtcaatgattgtcttctggacaactgtcagatcagcaatcttccccatgattgtgtagcccagtgaactgagagaccattttgaaggctaaggaaacctttgcaggtgttttgagttgattatctGATTGGTATGTCACCATATTGTAATTGgttgagaattggtgggtttttgttaaatgttagccaaaataatcacaattaaaagaaccaaagacttaaactacttaagtctgtgtgcattgaatttatttaatacacagatttcacaatttgatttgaattactgaaacaaacttttccatgaaattctaatttattgagatagaTCTGTATATGTACctgcatacatttacatattaccATACATATTGGtgtcagttttaaaataaataaaaatttataaaaagtgctactatattcaattataattaaAGAATGAATGACTGACaacatcaataaaaatatataaataaaaggacaTAAATGTAGTTAATGTGATGCCTTCAGAAAGTGTAGGACAGTGCTTAGTGTGAAAGCACAGATAAACTAATTTCACTCTGTACTTCAACATATTGTGTGAACATGTTGtccataatattattttaaaaaaatctctgGTTTGTGATGTGTATTAGTTTGTCCTCCTCTGGGTATGGAGTCTCACCGCATAGAGAATGACCAGCTGCTGACTTCCTCTGTTTATCAACATCGCTACGGCTCACACAGAGCTCGTCTCAATATTCAGGTACAAACATATGCAGATAGTCACTCTGAAAATTCATTACTGGCAACTAAAAGTGATGTGGTGTTTAACTGGTTCATCTCACAGGCGTCTGGGGATGAAGATGATATGAATGGTGGGGCATGGTGTGCAAACCCTGAAGAGAAAGTCAACTGGATTGAACTGGATGCTCGCACACTAACAGAGTTCACTGGCGTTATCACTCAGGGTCGAGATGACCCCTTAGAGTAAGACAAACATTAGAAACCTTGAAGCCCTCGCACAGTATATATAAAGTCTACATCTATAGTccttgtaattttgttttgttgtttcagGAGTGACTATGTGTCTTCTTACTATGTGGCATTTAGTAATGACAGCAGAGAGTGGACTGTCCTTCATGATGGATATGCTGAATGGGTAGGTTGCCAGATTGTCAtaattttctcttcttcttttggTTGCTAAATCTTTCTGTGGGGCTTAaaaagagttcacccaaaaatgaaaatctgtcataACATAACTCAACCTTAAATTGTTCCAAAACTGcatgtttctttcagttgaacacaaaagaagatattttgaagaatgtactgTAGGTAACCAGACAGTTGATGGTTCCCatcatattttttacatataagggaaagtcaatggggtctTTTAGCTGTTCGGTACTTTTTACGTTTTTGAATAAAACATCATTACTGGAGTACACTgtacaataaaatgttttgtccTTTCTCTCTACTTCAAAATGCCATTCAATGTGTTACTAGTTGTTTGTGACtcattctgagtgaaaattgtttctatgcATGTGTAACAATAGGCCAGGTTTAAAGTGCAGCACTTTTTAGTAACACATTGTAATTTCAACaattcagtttctttttttttttctttttgctctcAGTTATTCTTTGGTAACTCCGATAAAAACACCCCAGTGTTGTCTCAGTTTATGGAGCCGGTAGTGGCACGTTATATACGCATCTTGCCACAAAGCTGGAATGGCACCATGTGTATGAGGATGGAGGTTCTGGGATGCCCAGTACCAGGTGAGAGACTCAGGACCTGTTgtggtctttatttttatttgcttgtttgtgcATCGtgcaatgacaaaatatttactATTACTAATATGCCTTTCTGGACATTGTTTAAATACCTCTTCATTTATAGTTTAGGtatattactgaatattttgCATTTGCTCTTTTCTCAGATCCTCTAAACCAGTATCAGAGTCAGAATGAAGTGACACATCGAGATGACTTGGACTACACCCATCACAACTACCTCGACATGGAGAAGGTGAAGGGAGAGTGCCAATGCCCGGAGTCTTAAAAGTTCATGAATGGAAAAAAGATATAAGAAATACATTAGAGTTTACAGTTAAGAAAAGTGTGGGTGGCTGCCAGGGATTTCTAAGCCACAAGATTTGAGGTGTAACTGATATTTGTAGCACAAACCAGTTGGGatgagtgaataaaaaaaaaaaaaatgctaaatgtgtGCTAATCGCTTCCAAATGTGACTTTTCTTTTTGACACAGCTCATGAAATCCATCTCTGATGAGTGTCCAAACATCACCAGATTCTACAGTTTGGGCAAGAGCTTTAAAGGTCTGGAAATTTATGCCATGGAGATTACTGATAATCCTGGGATGCATGAAACAGGTGAGGAACATCTGGAAGAATTTATTCACAGTATTATTATTCCAGTATGGTTACAGGTACTGAAACAAGCAATATAATTATGTTCATTATCCATTTCTTGAACATACCATCTTTCCTCAGGAGAGCCAGAGTTCAGGTACACAGCAGGTTATCATGGGAATGAGGCTTTGGGACGAGAGCTTCTTCTGATGCTTATGCAGTACCTGTGTAGAGAGTATAAAGATGGCAACCCTCGAGTTCGCCTCCTTGTTGATGAGACACGGATTCACCTGGTGCCATCTGTTAATCCTGATGGCCATATGAAAGCTTTTGAAAAGGTGCGTTATAATGTATACAGAGGTTAAAAGTGAAATATGTGATGCTACTAGGTGGCCAGAAGTTGCTTTCAAACTAATTTCCCAAAAATATTGGATATCTAATATTAGTATTTAGTAACATTAAGCTAATTCAGAAAGAGCTAAAGTTATTCACCAGTTGAGCTAATAAACAACTACATGTTTGGTAAAGAAGTAAGTCCTCACCAAATAGCTTATTACTGTACAGATAGCCCTGAATTTGACATGATGGACTGCTAAAATTAACAAAGCAATGTTTTAGAAGtgccagatttattttttttaggaattcaACCATTATGGCTTATGGCAGGGATTCTAAAATCTGGCTCACGAgatccactgtcctgcagagtttagctggaaccctaatcaaacacacccgaGCATGCTAGTCtttgtcttcaggatcattagaaaatcagaGGTAGGTGAGTTTTATcagtgttggagctaaactctgcagtgaattagccctccagggcaagatttgaggaactcTGGCTTATAGTCTTGCATAAAATcatataaatcacattaaaaccGTTGCAGCTTCAGTAGTGTACTGTATTGTtctagcaatgccaaggtcattgCTAGTTAAGTGATTTATCAACTGAACAGGTTTAACAGATCAATGTGGATAAAACCGTCTACCAAATGTACAAATAGAAATGGTGTTGTGACAATCTCATTGAAGTAATATACACGCTGTAACTTTGTTTCACAGGGCTCTGAGTTGGGCAGCTGGACATTAGGGCACTGGACTGAAGATGGTCATGACATATTCCAGAACTTTCCAGACTTAAATAACATTCTTTGGGATGCTGAGGATAAGGGCATGGTGCCAAAATTGACATCAAATCACCATGTACCCATCCCTGAGGGTATCCTTTCAAGCAATGGCTCAGTAAGTAAGGAAATAATGCTGTGTTATTTGCGTTTAATGAATGAACGCAGCACTCACACACTCTTATCTTGAACGCCTTGAACTAGGCTAATCAGATTATAGGACAGAAACCAACTGCTGTATAATATTCTTTATGTTCTACCCTTCAGGTTGCAATGGAGACTCTTGCCCTTATCTCCTGGATGGAGAGCCATCCATTTGTGCTTGGTGCCAACCTGCAGGGTGGCGAGAGACTGGTCACATACCCCTTCGACATGCGTCGGCTCACCAAGGAGTCTGAGGAGATGGAGAAAAAACGAAACCCTAGAGGAAACAGACATAAGCGACAGTAtgatgaagaggaagaagaagaaccCCACCCTTACCTTCACATTGGATACCATCAGGAGAGCTACAGTGGCCCTCATGAAAACCATGCATATCATCAAGAGAACTATGGGTACCATCAAGAAAGTTATGGGTATCACCATCAAAACCAAGGATATCATGATGAGAGCCAAGGATATCATGATGAGAGCCAAGGGTACCATGATGAAAACCAAAGGTACCATGATGAAAACCAAAGATACCATCAAGAGGGTCACTCTGAAGGATACCATGAGGGTTATCAAGAAGGATACTCTGAGGGACACAGGGAGCGATATGGAGAAGGTGAACCAGAAGAGGAGATCAGATCGATTGAAGACGAATCTTTGTTCCGCTGGTTAGCCATATCTTATGCCTCTACTCACCACACTATGTCTCAAACCTATAATGGAGGATGCCATACTGATGACCCAACAGGTGGAATGGGAATTGTCAACCGTGCTAAGTGGAAGCCCATCCCAGGAAGTGAGCATTAGGGATTTGTGTTGCACAATCAAATTATTGACCATTAAGTGGATAATTTAGAAGAGGaatgtccaatcctgctcctgtgGACCACCTTCCTGCTGAGATAAGCTTCCCCAGTCCTGCCTGGAAGTTTTATCTGGTTGGGTTAAGGATTTTTCTAATACCAGAAGTAAACAACAAACAGTGCTTATCTACACCACACCAAAATCTCATTCCGCCAGACAGACATGAATCTTTTCTGAATCAATTAAATGTTGGTGTTCTTGACACTGCGAGTCTGTGGACTGCAGTATACACTGTGAATATCTTAGTACTGTAGCTTAGCTTAAAGGTGTACTAAAATGAATAGCGTTTCTAAATGTCTGTTGATACTGTATTCTCCAACTGAAATGGAATAGAGGCTTGGAATCAGAAAAGGTATTATGACGAGGAAGATATACCATGAAAAATTGTTCAATCCAGAAGACTGAAATTAGCTTTCAGCTCAGGTTTAGGTTTATTTTATAAGGGTTGAAGCTACACTCTGCAGGAAGGTGGTCTTCCAAAAGCAGAATTGGACACCCTTGATCTAGAAGGATCAGTAAGATCAATTTGAATCTACACGGTCACCCTTAAGACTCATATTCATTTGAATACCTATTCCTGCCCCTTCTTCTCATGTAGGTATGAATGACTTCAGCTACCTTCACACTAACTGTTTTGAGCTGTCCATTTTCCTGGGCTGTGATAAGTTCCCTCATCAGAGTGAACTTTTAAGAGAGTGGGAGCACAACAAAGAGGCCCTGCTGACCTTCATGGCTCAGGTGAGCTAATGATATCAGTCGCAAGTGTTTAGAGACAGTAAATCCCTTGTAGGTAAGATTTTAAGAATCCTGCACCTTGTTGAACTTGAATCTGGACAAAAACAGACTCAGACTAAAGTCCATATCAAGTCCAAGACCTTATTTTCTATGACTATTCGAGTCAAAGTCATTGCCGAGTCCAAATGCTCCTAAAAATTAGGAATCGAGCTTGAGATTGACTTCAGTCCGTCTACAGCACTGCCCTGCGCAACCATACGTTAACCACATTCCTTTTACCAGGTGCATCGGGGCATTAAGGGAGTTGTGAGGGATAAGGAGGGCAATCCTATTTCCAATGCCACTGTGTCTGTGGAGGGAGTCAACCATGACATCAGGACaggtgagattttttttatttctgaaaattgTCCTGTTTTTAGGGTACTGACAAATTTCAAAAACGACTTCTACTCTTAGGTGAATCTGGAGATTACTGGCGACTTCTAAATCCCGGTGAGTACCGTGTAACGGCCCGAGCAGAAGGCTATGCCCCCTTGTCCCGTCTATGTGTTGTAGGATTCGACCCAGGCGCTACCTTGTGCAACTTTGACCTCAACAAATCTAACTGGGACCGCATCAAACAGATCATGGCTCTCCACGGCAATAGACCCATCCGATTGCTGAGCAGTGGCAACAGGGGAAGTGGACAGCGCTACACATACAACGGTAACCAAATCCCAAATTCTAATGGTAATGGTGGGGACATGAGTAGGATTCGTCGATTACGGCTAATGAGAATCCGCCGCCTAAGGCAACAGAGACTTCTAGCCAGCAACACAACACCAACACCAACACCACCACCTACCACATCTACGACGACCACAGCTACCGTTCCGCCAACCACAGAGAGTATAACTCCCTGGTATGACTCTTGGCCTCTTGGGGAAATTTTTGAAGAGAACACAACCCCACCTGAAGAGACAGGTACACTGGACTACAACTACAATTACAAGATAGATGATTATTAATAgcaaactacagatcaacgtttTGCTCCAGAGATTGATTGTTTTGGACTGGTATAGGTAATTGTTGCCATGCTTTTGTGCCTTGGTTTGTTTGGATCTGGAGGAGATGTGAGCAAAGAGGTGTCACATGGAGAATCAAAGAATTCTGGCAACACTAAATAAGCTTTGCACAGTAAATTACAGACTGCACAGTTAATTATAGAAGATTTTTATTCCAGAATATAAACTTTCAAATGGACCTTGATTATTAACACTCCTCTTTCTGGTTGCAAAGATGGTTGGAGGCATCACTCAAAGGTTTGCAAAGACTTAGGAGTAGTAAGAATAATCATGCAGTGTATTAATGGCTAAACATCTATACTATTCtaccaaaacataacataaaaacttcTCATATGACCATCATACCCGCTGAGGGGAAATGAGAATGTTTTAATGCAAGAGACGTGGCTGTATTACCATTTCTACCTTTCTCTCACATAAACAGTCAGTGTTTGTTGAAGGCATGTGTACAAGGGAGATTTTCCTTCAAAGTCCCACCATGTTTAATGGTCTGTTCTAAAAGATGGTTTCTTTTCGGTAAATAAAGTCTTTTCATATTCATTcggttgttgttttatttatataacagtgtTAAGTACACATCAAGCCACCACCTTCACACTCTTGTT
This genomic window from Carassius auratus strain Wakin unplaced genomic scaffold, ASM336829v1 scaf_tig00005214, whole genome shotgun sequence contains:
- the LOC113070707 gene encoding inactive carboxypeptidase-like protein X2, yielding MPGRRDQTALSVLCLSLLVRVWTVNGLTDHSSSEISHTTPEQHVEDRRATTKADLLQVKIIPLNAKTHVGQNGLFLCKVDGGAEEITWFSPDGEKILTKHDNLIVRSRGKSSSTLIVLNANLNNAGIYKCVARNWATESQATAKLNIFSWRMRRETEREGRGKRQKEPKPTKKPKAPKPTKKPKAPKPTKKPKGEKKNKGEKGGKKGKKNREETTTITTTTTTEAPTTSVTFVYDEEFYEPEPDQYWDGEFPTESPTAAKPSPIEKTTGFPTDFPPDTDEYSPPYPDSYDDYWKVDEPAPTTSVIAGRPPDDEDDYWDARYEQAENMPFPDGKEISSTDWHYTTTEEPTVPPFENNWYEEYEYGHEKKLEEGRERERKEQEEKEREERRHEEEEEREREPRIDRPPPRVYREPKICPPLGMESHRIENDQLLTSSVYQHRYGSHRARLNIQASGDEDDMNGGAWCANPEEKVNWIELDARTLTEFTGVITQGRDDPLESDYVSSYYVAFSNDSREWTVLHDGYAEWLFFGNSDKNTPVLSQFMEPVVARYIRILPQSWNGTMCMRMEVLGCPVPDPLNQYQSQNEVTHRDDLDYTHHNYLDMEKLMKSISDECPNITRFYSLGKSFKGLEIYAMEITDNPGMHETGEPEFRYTAGYHGNEALGRELLLMLMQYLCREYKDGNPRVRLLVDETRIHLVPSVNPDGHMKAFEKGSELGSWTLGHWTEDGHDIFQNFPDLNNILWDAEDKGMVPKLTSNHHVPIPEGILSSNGSVAMETLALISWMESHPFVLGANLQGGERLVTYPFDMRRLTKESEEMEKKRNPRGNRHKRQYDEEEEEEPHPYLHIGYHQESYSGPHENHAYHQENYGYHQESYGYHHQNQGYHDESQGYHDESQGYHDENQRYHDENQRYHQEGHSEGYHEGYQEGYSEGHRERYGEGEPEEEIRSIEDESLFRWLAISYASTHHTMSQTYNGGCHTDDPTGGMGIVNRAKWKPIPGSMNDFSYLHTNCFELSIFLGCDKFPHQSELLREWEHNKEALLTFMAQVHRGIKGVVRDKEGNPISNATVSVEGVNHDIRTGESGDYWRLLNPGEYRVTARAEGYAPLSRLCVVGFDPGATLCNFDLNKSNWDRIKQIMALHGNRPIRLLSSGNRGSGQRYTYNGNQIPNSNGNGGDMSRIRRLRLMRIRRLRQQRLLASNTTPTPTPPPTTSTTTTATVPPTTESITPWYDSWPLGEIFEENTTPPEETGTLDYNYNYKIDDY